In one window of Mytilus trossulus isolate FHL-02 chromosome 7, PNRI_Mtr1.1.1.hap1, whole genome shotgun sequence DNA:
- the LOC134724818 gene encoding WD repeat-containing protein 13-like — MAAVWQQALALDAKFNAYRTPNNPQFRTLYIRRRSQLLRECAKSGKDPSVRKDHLHIRAQLLNSRYGSPAFSDGGSIRSRSISLRSGGRSGLDNFDKLNLSDTKKHRRNLSSGSLKHIFEGPMKRVFDSIEVVPTDEAEASRAMAGGKTVSENYAFAGMHHIFDQHTAAVTNVKFGHDDKTRLACASLDGTLSICQVIPDPATVICMLRGHSAGVTDFVFSLSNDVILSVSLDATARVWDIAAGKCMRVIEDSMAAELLSCVFHPLNNNMFVTGNSKCFVQVLNISTGKGYKGGSSKVTGKVLALAFDSTGHILWTGDDKGSIHSFTIDVNSGKLIKARRITVCEGLPVTCISARSWISREARDPSLLVNCCVNALCLFKIISEDGALQLKKRFPVKQKRSSIRSTFCPLMSFRQGACVISGSEDMCVYFFDVCKESKPCVNKLLGHSAPVLDVCFNCDESLLASCDEQGMVIIWKREGKQIG; from the exons GAACTTTGTATATAAGAAGAAGAAGTCAGTTATTAAGGGAGtgtgccaagtcagga aaagACCCTTCAGTCAGGAAAGATCACCTTCATATTAGGGCTCAGTTGCTGAATTCTAGATATGGTAGTCCAGCTTTCTCAGATGGAGG aagtATAAGAAGTAGGTCCATAAGTTTAAGAAGTGGAGGAAGGAGTGGATTAGAT AATTTTGACAAGCTTAATCTAAGTGACACTAAGAAACATCGTAGGAACTTAAGCAGTGGGTCACTGAAGCATATCTTTGAAGGACCAATGAAACGTGTCTTTGACAGTATAGAAGTTGTACCCACAGATGAAGCTGAAGCAAGCAG GGCTATGGCTGGAGGGAAGACCGTCTCAGAGAATTATGCCTTTGCAGGaatgcatcatatatttgatcaGCACACAGCAGCAG ttacaaatgtaaaatttggACATGATGATAAAACCAGATTGGCCTGTGCTTCATTGGATGGTACATTGTCCATATGTCAGGTTATACCAGATCCTGCCACTGTTATCTGTATGCTGAGGGGTCACTCTGCAGGGGTCACAG ATTTTGTATTTTCCCTGTCCAATGATGTAATTCTCTCAGTATCGTTAGATGCTACAGCCAGAGTATGGGATATAGCCGCAGGGAAGTGTATGAGGGTGATAGAGGACAGTATGGCAGCAGAACTCTTGTCATGTGTCTTCCATCcgttaaataataatatgtttgtt ACAGGGAATAGTAAATGTTTTGTTCAAGTTTTGAACATATCAACAGGCAAAGGATATAAG ggAGGTTCAAGTAAAGTGACTGGTAAAGTTCTAGCTCTAGCTTTTGACAGTACAGGGCATATATTATGGACAGGAGATGACAAGGGCTCTATTCATTCCTTTACTATTGATGTAAACAGTGGTAAACTAATAAAAGCAAGAAG AATAACTGTTTGTGAAGGATTGCCAGTCACATGTATATCTGCTAGGTCATGGATCAGTCGTGAAGCTAGAGATCCTTCTTTACTGGTTAACTGCTGTGTTAATGCACTCTGTTTGTTCAA aATAATAAGTGAAGATGGAGCTTTGCAATTAAAGAAAAGATTTCCAGTTAAACAGAAAAGATCTTCTATAAGGAGCACATTTTGTCCCTTAATGTCATTCAGACAAGGGGCCTGTGTTA tatctGGAAGTGAAGACATGTGTGTGTATTTCTTTGATGTGTGTAAGGAAAGTAAACCATGTGTTAACAAACTATTAGGACACTCTGCTCCCGTCCTTGATGTGTGTTTTAACTGTGATGAAAGCTTACTAGCATCATGTGATGAACAAGGCATGGTGATAATATGGAAACGAGAGGGGAAGCAAATAGGTTAA
- the LOC134726061 gene encoding uncharacterized protein LOC134726061 — MASRRKRKSTSRFSPDSIEISRQESDCSSWTVKKFKEELTHIGINITSKLSKTVLQQIYFDNLKSVSEPEQLSNEDQEVSPTLPNVTSNWSNELPLLIGNLTEVVIGLRDSMNSNTNRNNSNTSLSADFSGNIQDTRRNRFQQVHTADEHVFSLYKWYGVSPSESDCGINPTLNTSTATINGVPSSSVPFLDIISPALKKQIIEARAVQDTCTFSGQSTSQVPASLTSNVALKSTVSDLWRHVLSTRTSQTYKVGYRAYTAFLANNGVVWLGKPMPPISEDILIYFVAHCYKNLRLLHTTIKLYLCGIRFYYIQSNCDHPFDYTNESTLLRLNMIMRAIKRIQGEHNSKPRLPITFQVLGRICNSLRAGVFSTFTDCMLETACTVAFFGFLRCGEFTVSKHFDSTVNLSVTDVEILDSYAILHLKTSKTDPFRKGVSIQLHKSDHTICPFSAVQKYIAIRKGREASFCFSDPLFVKENGNALDRDFFIRSLRHVLDICGYNSSLYNGHSFRIGASTSAGSVNIQDHLIKTLGRWTSDSYCRYIRISNDTIRKAQKSLTLSKNT, encoded by the exons ATGGCTTCTCGGAGAAAAAGGAAATCTACAAGTCGGTTTTCTCCGGATTCAATTGAAATCAGCAGACAAGAAAGTGACTGTTCGTCTTGGACAGTTAAGAAGTTCAAGGAAGAACTAACACATATTGGAATAAACATTACTTCAAAATTAAGTAAAACAGTGttacaacaaatttattttgataatctcAAATCAGTTTCCGAACCTGAACAATTGTCAAATGAAGACCAGGAAGTCTCGCCAACTTTACCTAATGTGACCAGTAATTGGTCTAATGAGCTTCCACTTTTGATCGGAAATTTAACAGAAGTTGTTATAGGATTAAGGGATTCAATGAATTCTAACACCAATAGGAATAATTCTAATACTTCTTTATCAGCGGATTTTTCCGGGAATATACAAGATACAAGACGAAATAGATTTCAACAAGTGCACACAGCAGATGAGCAtgtgttttcattatacaaatgGTACGGTGTTTCTCCTAGTGAAAGCGATTGCGGGATAAATCCCACCCTTAACACATCTACAGCTACTATTAACGGAGTGCCGTCATCATCTGTTCCTTTTTTGGATATAATTTCACCAGCGCTTAAAAAGCAAATTATTGAAG CTAGAGCGGTTCAAGATACTTGCACCTTTAGCGGACAAAGTACCTCACAAGTGCCCGCCAGTCTCACGAGTAATGTGGCATTAAAGTCTACAGTATCGGATTTATGGCGACATGTGTTATCAACTAGAACATCTCAGACGTATAAAGTTGGATATCGAGCTTATACTGCATTTCTGGCTAATAACGGGGTTGTCTGGTTAGGTAAACCTATGCCTCCGATTTCTGaggatattttgatttattttgtcgCACATTGTTACAAAAACTTGAGACTTTTACATACAACcattaaattgtatttatgtGGAATTCGGTTTTATTATATCCAAAGTAACTGTGACCATCCATTTGATTATACAAATGAATCGACACTCCTTAGACTCAATATGATAATGCGCGCCATCAAACGTATACAAGGAGAGCATAATTCAAAACCACGTCTTCCTATTACTTTTCAGGTACTTGGGAGAATTTGCAATTCTCTTAGAGCAGGTGTTTTCTCTACCTTTACTGATTGTATGTTAGAAACGGCCTGTACAGTAGCCTTTTTTGGATTTCTTAGATGTGGTGAATTTacagtttcaaaacattttgattcTACTGTAAATCTAAGTGTAACGGATGTTGAGATTCTCGATTCTTATGCTATTTTACACCTTAAAACCTCAAAAACAGATCCTTTTCGTAAAGGTGTCAGTATACAGCTTCACAAATCCGATCATACCATTTGTCCTTTCTCTGCTGTCCAAAAGTATATTGCAATCAGGAAGGGTAGAgaagcatctttttgtttttcagatcCATTGTTTGTCAAAGAGAATGGTAACGCTTTAGACCGGGACTTTTTCATCAGAAGTCTAAGACATGTACTAGATATTTGTGGGTACAACTCAAGCTTATACAATGGTCATTCCTTTAGAATTGGTGCCAGTACATCGGCAGGATCCGTTAATATTCAAGATCATCTTATCAAAACACTTGGTCGGTGGACATCAGACAGTTATTGTCGTTATATTCGTATTTCCAATGACACTATTCGAAAAGCACAGAAGTCTTTGACATTGTCTAAAAATACCTGA